Proteins from a single region of Selenomonadales bacterium:
- the pyrE gene encoding orotate phosphoribosyltransferase: MINQDQITALFKTTGTFMEGHFRLTSGLHSGLYVEKFRLLEHPEHTAVLCQEIARRFRDDGISLVVGPAIGGIIIAYEVARALKVRSIFLEREDGRLQLRRGFVIEPTDRVLVVEDIVTTGGSVKEVLAAVEGAGATIVGVGLLVDRSGGQVNLHYRTEALLTMKVTTYTPEQCPLCAQGIPIIKPGSRKA; this comes from the coding sequence ATGATTAACCAAGACCAAATCACCGCGTTGTTTAAGACTACTGGCACATTTATGGAGGGGCATTTTCGCCTGACCTCGGGCTTGCACAGTGGGCTGTATGTAGAGAAGTTTCGCCTGCTCGAACATCCCGAACACACGGCTGTGCTCTGCCAAGAAATTGCGCGGCGTTTTCGCGATGACGGCATCTCACTGGTAGTCGGCCCGGCTATCGGAGGCATCATCATTGCCTACGAGGTAGCGCGCGCACTAAAAGTACGCTCGATTTTCCTCGAGCGCGAAGATGGTCGCCTGCAGCTTAGGCGTGGGTTTGTGATTGAGCCGACTGATAGGGTGCTGGTGGTCGAGGATATTGTGACGACTGGCGGCTCTGTCAAAGAAGTATTGGCGGCAGTCGAAGGGGCTGGCGCTACCATCGTGGGTGTGGGCTTATTGGTTGACAGGAGCGGAGGGCAGGTTAACCTCCACTACCGCACTGAAGCTCTCCTAACGATGAAGGTCACTACGTATACGCCGGAACAATGCCCACTTTGTGCGCAAGGCATTCCAATCATAAAGCCGGGAAGTCGCAAAGCCTGA
- a CDS encoding dihydroorotate dehydrogenase has translation MSERLKVALCGLALSSPVLSASGCYGYGREFDSFYDLRLLGAVVVKGITLKPRYGNSGRRLSETPAGLINSIGLENPGVEGFIAEELPFLRDMGVPVIVNISGNTAEEYAELAARLNGVPGVSMLEVNISCPNVKQGGMAFGATCETAAGVTRLVRRQTSLPLTVKLSPNVTDIASIAQSVEAEGADCISLINTLLSMAIDVEARRPVLNNIFGGLSGPAIKPIALRMVWQVAGAVKVPIIGMGGISTWQDAAEFILAGATCVAVGTANFFNPAVIPEITTGLAEYASKQGVANIQDLVGAARNK, from the coding sequence ATGAGCGAGAGACTTAAGGTTGCGCTTTGCGGCTTAGCCCTGAGTAGCCCAGTACTGTCGGCGTCTGGCTGTTACGGCTACGGCCGCGAGTTTGACTCATTTTACGACTTGCGGCTGCTAGGCGCGGTGGTCGTTAAGGGGATAACGCTTAAGCCGCGCTACGGCAACAGCGGCCGCAGACTAAGCGAAACGCCAGCAGGACTTATAAACTCCATCGGCCTAGAAAACCCTGGCGTGGAAGGGTTTATAGCGGAGGAACTGCCTTTTTTGCGCGACATGGGTGTGCCAGTAATCGTCAACATCTCCGGCAATACCGCCGAAGAATACGCCGAGCTCGCCGCACGTCTTAACGGGGTGCCGGGTGTGAGCATGCTTGAAGTCAATATCTCGTGCCCTAATGTCAAGCAAGGCGGCATGGCTTTTGGCGCAACTTGCGAAACGGCAGCCGGAGTGACACGCCTCGTACGTCGCCAAACTTCCTTGCCGCTGACGGTAAAACTATCGCCCAATGTCACAGATATTGCCTCGATAGCGCAAAGTGTCGAGGCAGAGGGTGCTGACTGCATTTCGCTCATCAATACGCTGCTCTCTATGGCCATCGACGTCGAGGCTAGACGCCCTGTGCTGAACAATATCTTTGGCGGGCTTTCCGGCCCGGCGATAAAGCCAATTGCCTTGCGCATGGTCTGGCAGGTGGCCGGAGCCGTCAAGGTCCCAATCATTGGCATGGGAGGCATTAGCACCTGGCAGGATGCCGCAGAGTTTATCTTGGCCGGAGCTACGTGTGTCGCCGTGGGCACTGCCAATTTCTTTAACCCAGCGGTCATCCCGGAGATCACCACAGGTCTCGCGGAGTACGCGTCCAAACAAGGCGTCGCCAACATACAGGACCTCGTAGGCGCCGCACGAAACAAGTGA
- a CDS encoding dihydroorotate dehydrogenase electron transfer subunit codes for MVSKNVVSRDAAKFAQCTVIRQEEISPNIFRTTLFAPEIALGAAPGQFVNVKCGAPGSFDPLLPRPFSFNRIDREAGTFAVLYRVVGRGTELLRRVKVGDKLTALGPLGKGFVLPGKDSPLGPTSLKRVLLVAGGMGIAPFHPLAAGLLAREIAVSILYGTRLAVDLADQAELAALGADVLCCSEDRGYEHGGLVTEQLQATVDTGARFALAYACGPRGMLSAVKQICQEAKLPLQLSLEEHMACGLGVCLGCTCERAGSDGYWHVCTDGPVMWAEEVKL; via the coding sequence GTGGTGAGTAAGAACGTAGTAAGTAGAGATGCCGCTAAGTTTGCGCAATGCACAGTCATACGTCAGGAGGAGATATCGCCTAATATCTTTCGTACGACGCTTTTTGCGCCGGAAATAGCTCTAGGAGCAGCTCCCGGGCAGTTCGTTAATGTTAAGTGCGGCGCACCCGGCAGCTTCGACCCCCTTCTGCCGCGCCCCTTTAGCTTTAACCGCATCGACAGAGAGGCCGGCACATTTGCGGTGTTGTACCGCGTGGTGGGGAGAGGGACGGAGCTTTTGCGCCGCGTCAAGGTTGGCGACAAGCTCACGGCGCTCGGGCCGCTGGGGAAAGGATTTGTTCTACCGGGAAAAGACAGTCCGCTGGGGCCAACCAGTTTGAAGCGCGTGCTACTTGTCGCCGGGGGAATGGGCATCGCGCCGTTTCATCCTTTGGCAGCTGGGCTTTTGGCCCGAGAAATTGCAGTCAGTATCCTCTACGGCACGCGCTTAGCTGTCGATTTGGCTGACCAAGCGGAACTAGCGGCCCTTGGGGCGGACGTTCTCTGTTGCAGTGAAGACAGAGGCTACGAACACGGGGGCTTAGTGACCGAGCAGCTGCAAGCAACCGTCGACACAGGCGCACGTTTTGCCCTAGCTTACGCTTGCGGCCCGCGCGGCATGCTAAGTGCCGTAAAGCAAATTTGCCAAGAAGCCAAGCTGCCTCTCCAACTAAGCCTCGAAGAACATATGGCCTGCGGCCTAGGGGTGTGTCTAGGTTGCACGTGTGAGCGTGCAGGCAGCGACGGCTACTGGCATGTCTGCACCGATGGCCCGGTGATGTGGGCGGAGGAGGTCAAATTATGA
- the pyrF gene encoding orotidine-5'-phosphate decarboxylase, producing the protein MTKAFSLRLAEAVLAKRCHLIVGLDPRPALLPREITAKWRAELGNTMEATAKATLEFNKGLIDALAEIVPAVKPQLACYEQLGVPGMEAFAATARYASERGLLVIADGKRADIGSTAESYADAYLGETTISDLKARAFVADALTVNPYLGPDSLEPLLTRCQTFGRGIFVLVKTSNPGGSLLQDLECGGRKVYEIVGEMCHALGRTELDERGYSPVGAVVGATFPAEAERLRRIMPHNYFLVPGFGAQGGTARDVLPCFNPDGLGAVVNSAREIIFAYHKQGGDYRDAARAAALASREAINKALAEVNKLAW; encoded by the coding sequence ATGACTAAAGCGTTTTCTCTCCGCCTAGCGGAGGCTGTTCTGGCTAAGAGGTGTCACCTGATAGTGGGATTAGACCCTCGACCCGCACTTCTGCCACGGGAAATTACAGCCAAGTGGCGCGCCGAGCTCGGAAACACAATGGAAGCGACCGCTAAAGCTACGCTCGAGTTTAACAAAGGCCTGATTGACGCGCTCGCGGAGATTGTCCCCGCCGTAAAGCCGCAACTCGCCTGTTACGAGCAACTAGGCGTGCCGGGCATGGAAGCCTTCGCGGCGACCGCTAGGTATGCAAGTGAGCGAGGACTCCTCGTAATTGCTGACGGCAAACGCGCCGACATCGGCTCCACTGCCGAAAGCTACGCCGACGCCTATTTAGGCGAGACGACAATCAGCGACCTGAAGGCGCGTGCCTTTGTCGCCGATGCCCTGACGGTAAACCCCTACCTCGGACCAGACAGCTTAGAGCCGCTGCTTACGCGCTGCCAGACTTTCGGGCGGGGAATCTTTGTGCTGGTGAAAACGTCTAACCCCGGGGGCTCACTGCTGCAAGACCTAGAGTGCGGCGGGCGAAAGGTATACGAAATAGTAGGGGAAATGTGCCACGCACTCGGCCGCACAGAACTTGACGAGCGGGGCTACTCGCCCGTAGGCGCCGTAGTCGGCGCAACCTTCCCCGCCGAAGCCGAACGGCTCAGGCGCATCATGCCGCACAACTACTTTTTGGTGCCGGGGTTCGGTGCGCAAGGCGGGACTGCGCGGGATGTCTTGCCCTGCTTTAACCCCGATGGTTTGGGAGCCGTGGTAAATTCGGCGCGCGAAATTATTTTTGCCTATCACAAGCAAGGCGGCGATTACCGTGACGCCGCACGCGCCGCCGCGCTTGCCTCACGGGAAGCCATTAACAAGGCACTAGCGGAGGTGAACAAGCTCGCGTGGTGA
- a CDS encoding dihydroorotase, whose translation MPTVITGARLLDPAHDIDKVADVLVVDGRVAAVGTNLNFNGVEVIQGDGKVLVPGFVDLHVHLREPGRTHKETIQTGCRAAAAGGFTAVCAMPNTFPPVDSVALVQQARELAKKAAVRCYPLAAVTLAQKGATLSPHRELREAGAVALSDDGEPVTNTRLFYEALHNTRDHGLAIVAHCEDKALSAGGAMHAGKRAEALGLPGIPAAAEEAMVARDIALARATGGKLHIAHVSTKGAMLLIQQAKDSGLDITCEVTPHHLVLTDRDVDAADANTKMNPPLRAWEDVLALRAAVSEGYIDCIATDHAPHHKDEKALPYAEAPFGIAGLETALPLLLTELVDKGVLGLSELVALLSTRPARIFGLPVGALVVGGTADFTLIDPKLTRTVEPDTFYSLGRNTPFGGRCLTGWPVMTMVAGQVVMKDGVVHD comes from the coding sequence ATGCCAACTGTCATTACCGGCGCCCGCTTGCTTGACCCGGCACACGACATAGACAAGGTAGCCGATGTGCTTGTGGTAGACGGGCGAGTCGCCGCGGTAGGGACAAATCTTAACTTTAACGGGGTCGAAGTCATTCAAGGCGACGGCAAAGTGCTGGTGCCCGGTTTTGTCGACTTACACGTGCATTTGAGGGAACCGGGCAGAACACATAAAGAGACTATACAGACCGGGTGCCGAGCCGCAGCCGCAGGTGGGTTTACCGCTGTTTGCGCCATGCCTAACACCTTTCCGCCCGTTGACAGCGTGGCCTTAGTGCAACAAGCGCGCGAATTAGCCAAAAAAGCTGCCGTACGCTGCTATCCGCTTGCTGCCGTGACGCTTGCACAGAAAGGAGCAACACTCTCACCGCACCGGGAACTGCGCGAAGCCGGCGCAGTCGCGCTTTCCGATGACGGAGAACCGGTGACGAACACGCGCCTTTTTTACGAAGCCTTGCATAACACGCGCGACCACGGCCTGGCCATAGTTGCTCACTGCGAGGACAAAGCGCTCTCCGCAGGAGGTGCGATGCATGCCGGTAAGCGGGCCGAGGCTTTAGGCTTGCCCGGTATCCCCGCGGCCGCCGAAGAAGCAATGGTGGCGCGCGACATTGCCCTCGCCCGCGCGACAGGCGGCAAGCTCCATATCGCCCACGTCAGCACCAAGGGCGCTATGCTCCTTATCCAGCAAGCTAAAGACAGCGGGCTAGACATAACCTGCGAAGTGACGCCGCACCACCTTGTGTTGACGGACCGTGACGTCGATGCGGCAGACGCCAACACCAAAATGAACCCTCCCCTGCGCGCATGGGAAGACGTTCTGGCGCTTCGGGCTGCTGTTAGCGAAGGCTATATCGACTGCATCGCCACCGACCACGCTCCGCACCACAAAGACGAAAAAGCCCTGCCCTACGCGGAAGCTCCCTTTGGCATTGCCGGGCTTGAGACTGCCCTGCCCCTCTTGCTGACGGAACTTGTGGATAAGGGAGTGTTAGGACTGTCCGAATTAGTGGCTCTGCTTTCCACGCGCCCGGCCAGGATTTTTGGGCTGCCGGTCGGAGCTCTGGTGGTGGGCGGCACGGCCGACTTTACGCTGATTGACCCTAAACTCACACGCACCGTAGAGCCTGACACGTTTTACTCTCTCGGAAGAAACACTCCTTTTGGCGGCCGATGTCTCACGGGGTGGCCGGTAATGACCATGGTCGCAGGCCAAGTTGTGATGAAAGATGGTGTGGTGCATGACTAA
- the pyrB gene encoding aspartate carbamoyltransferase produces the protein MQLTGRHLISPNDLTLDEINAILVLAHDMRQNRRAYAEACRGSILGTLFYEPSTRTKLSFESAMLRLGGQVLGFADANTSAVAKGESIADTVRVLDAYADVLVMRHPKEGAPKLASLYSRVPVINGGDGGHQHPTQTLTDLLTIDTYKGRITGLRVAFCGDLKFGRTVHSLIETLARYPGCEFYLVSPEELVLPERLKQHLERTFNCSLTECRRLEEALPHVDVLYMTRIQRERFFNEADYQRLKNSYILDAEKMRLAKPDMIVMHPLPRVNEIAYEVDQDERAVYFPQAELGVYVRMSLISHLLGVNN, from the coding sequence ATGCAGCTTACGGGTAGACACTTGATTAGCCCTAACGACCTGACGCTAGACGAAATTAACGCTATACTTGTTCTGGCCCACGACATGCGGCAGAATCGCCGCGCTTATGCTGAGGCCTGCCGCGGCAGTATCTTAGGCACACTCTTTTACGAGCCTAGCACGCGCACTAAGCTTAGCTTTGAATCAGCCATGCTTAGGCTCGGTGGACAAGTCTTAGGCTTTGCCGACGCCAACACTTCCGCGGTAGCTAAGGGCGAATCGATTGCTGACACCGTGCGCGTGCTTGACGCCTATGCCGATGTCCTAGTCATGCGCCATCCCAAGGAAGGTGCGCCCAAGCTTGCTTCGCTCTACTCGCGCGTGCCGGTCATTAATGGCGGCGACGGCGGCCACCAACACCCGACGCAAACATTGACCGACCTCCTGACAATTGACACCTACAAGGGGCGCATTACTGGACTGCGCGTAGCTTTTTGCGGCGACCTAAAGTTTGGCCGCACGGTTCATTCCCTCATCGAGACACTGGCACGCTATCCCGGATGTGAGTTTTACCTCGTCAGCCCAGAGGAACTAGTTCTGCCTGAGCGCCTAAAACAGCACCTTGAGCGCACTTTTAACTGCTCACTAACCGAGTGCCGCCGCCTAGAAGAAGCCTTGCCGCACGTAGATGTCCTGTATATGACGCGGATTCAGCGCGAACGCTTCTTCAACGAAGCGGATTACCAGCGCCTAAAGAACAGCTACATCCTCGATGCCGAGAAGATGCGCCTTGCCAAGCCGGATATGATCGTGATGCATCCCTTGCCGCGCGTCAATGAAATTGCCTATGAAGTAGACCAAGACGAAAGAGCCGTTTACTTCCCGCAGGCCGAGCTAGGCGTGTATGTGCGGATGTCGTTAATCTCACACTTATTGGGGGTGAACAACTAA
- a CDS encoding aspartate carbamoyltransferase regulatory subunit → MEVTAIKAGIVIDHIAAGKGLHIFNKLNLAALGFPVVLLMNVSSKRMGKKDIIKIENFTAVDTAMLGLIDPTLTVNVIENCGVARKVRVSTPAVVKGLFACNNPRCVANADPNVIPTFHLHDEKARSYVCEYCEELTRV, encoded by the coding sequence ATGGAGGTAACAGCAATTAAGGCGGGCATCGTCATTGACCATATCGCCGCGGGGAAAGGGCTGCATATCTTTAATAAGCTCAACTTAGCTGCCTTAGGTTTTCCCGTCGTCCTCCTAATGAACGTTTCAAGCAAGCGCATGGGCAAGAAGGACATTATTAAAATCGAGAACTTCACCGCAGTCGACACCGCCATGCTCGGCCTCATAGACCCGACGCTTACGGTGAATGTAATTGAGAACTGCGGCGTCGCAAGAAAAGTACGCGTGAGCACCCCGGCCGTAGTCAAAGGGCTGTTTGCGTGCAACAACCCCCGCTGCGTCGCTAACGCCGACCCAAACGTCATCCCCACTTTCCACCTGCACGACGAGAAAGCGCGCAGTTATGTCTGTGAATACTGCGAAGAACTGACGCGCGTGTAG
- a CDS encoding nitroreductase family protein — MLIDTAQLVQAMPRRHSTRRFAGQVIEASLLNALLQPANLRTLGLVDCRSVLLCDSAGFDAVFTGIVGSYGKICRATAVLALLVPADSDNRGQLEAGYLGEQYVLRATHLGLASCWVGGTFNFKSLIKRFALSPDEAVVSVIALGFAGASHDSVGRLLHAVVRRKKLAQIATPALLQGPPWLRASLEAVRIAPSAVNLQPWHFSGTKEQVVLKPTRKTAFAYIDLGIAMLHFALAAEHAGQTGTWAIEPDGFVFVATENTLSV; from the coding sequence GTGCTCATCGATACAGCACAACTGGTGCAAGCTATGCCACGGCGTCATTCCACTCGCCGCTTCGCGGGGCAGGTCATCGAGGCTAGTCTACTTAATGCCTTGCTGCAGCCTGCAAACCTGCGTACGCTCGGCCTAGTCGATTGCCGCTCCGTGTTGCTGTGCGACTCGGCTGGTTTTGACGCTGTTTTTACCGGCATTGTGGGCAGTTACGGCAAGATTTGCCGCGCAACGGCAGTCTTGGCGTTGCTCGTACCGGCTGATAGCGACAACCGCGGGCAATTAGAGGCGGGATACCTTGGCGAGCAGTATGTGCTTCGCGCAACTCACCTCGGATTAGCATCGTGCTGGGTGGGAGGGACTTTTAACTTCAAGTCTCTGATTAAGCGCTTCGCCCTCAGCCCGGACGAAGCTGTCGTCAGCGTCATTGCGCTTGGGTTTGCCGGGGCAAGCCATGACTCCGTCGGTAGGCTGCTTCACGCTGTCGTCCGGCGCAAGAAACTTGCACAAATCGCAACACCGGCCCTACTACAAGGACCGCCTTGGCTGCGCGCGTCGCTAGAGGCTGTGCGCATCGCTCCCTCGGCCGTTAACCTGCAGCCCTGGCACTTTTCCGGCACAAAGGAGCAGGTCGTGCTTAAACCGACTCGCAAAACTGCTTTTGCTTACATTGACCTTGGCATTGCTATGCTGCACTTTGCTCTCGCCGCCGAGCACGCGGGGCAAACTGGCACATGGGCAATAGAACCAGATGGCTTTGTGTTTGTCGCGACAGAAAATACCCTGTCAGTGTGA
- a CDS encoding 4Fe-4S binding protein, giving the protein MPVRKIIKIDEELCNGCGQCVPGCAEGALQIVDGKAKLVKEQYCDGLGACLGECPTGALTIEERESDAYDEAATNEWLKSIGRPTVGGAHHAAEAKQHAPAHQPDLPCGCPGTAMKSFGKRQAEQPVNAPASAGRSELTQWPIQLMLVPPSAPFLREADLLLAADCVPFAYPDFHRKMLKGRALLIACPKLDNAELYVEKLAAMIRQNDFRSITIAHMEVPCCFGLGRIVNEAIKRAGVKVPVMSINVGVEGELK; this is encoded by the coding sequence ATGCCAGTACGCAAAATCATCAAGATAGACGAAGAGCTTTGTAACGGTTGTGGTCAGTGTGTGCCCGGTTGTGCTGAAGGTGCGCTACAGATTGTTGACGGCAAAGCAAAGTTAGTTAAAGAACAATACTGTGACGGCCTGGGCGCGTGTCTAGGCGAATGCCCAACCGGAGCGCTCACAATCGAGGAGCGCGAGTCAGACGCTTACGACGAAGCTGCTACCAACGAATGGCTAAAGAGCATCGGGCGCCCGACCGTCGGCGGAGCACATCACGCTGCGGAGGCCAAGCAGCACGCGCCGGCGCATCAACCCGATTTGCCGTGTGGCTGCCCCGGCACAGCCATGAAGTCCTTTGGGAAGCGCCAAGCAGAACAGCCAGTTAACGCGCCTGCGAGTGCCGGTCGTTCTGAACTTACCCAGTGGCCCATACAGCTTATGCTGGTGCCGCCGAGTGCTCCGTTTCTGCGCGAGGCTGACCTTCTACTCGCTGCCGACTGCGTGCCATTTGCTTATCCCGATTTTCACAGAAAGATGCTTAAGGGACGCGCGTTGCTTATTGCTTGCCCGAAGCTCGACAACGCCGAGCTCTATGTAGAGAAGCTTGCCGCAATGATTCGGCAGAATGACTTCCGCAGTATTACCATTGCCCATATGGAAGTGCCTTGCTGCTTTGGGCTTGGCCGCATCGTAAACGAAGCCATCAAGCGTGCCGGTGTAAAAGTGCCCGTGATGAGCATTAACGTCGGCGTGGAAGGCGAGCTAAAGTAG